A genomic window from Coccinella septempunctata chromosome 9, icCocSept1.1, whole genome shotgun sequence includes:
- the LOC123320858 gene encoding serine/threonine-protein kinase pelle, translated as MSVAEETMYIYDLPYLEFKACCNILDENNLWEELSVHMGYERTTIQEVRREIGCGKSPSEKLLSLWGNLNHTVLELFVLLDRMKNIEAMEVLKKFINPNILIKFQLKHCQRKREEDIVEVPQENHIESEKILNVPKQNIDIVSKESNESSPEMNLKLPYLAAPGGNSRLTTVSVRSWNDVKLPIPIIPYDDLQLATNNWDPTTILGKGGFGTVFRGTWKCTQVAIKRIERKEDDRNSYIEQMKQSMTELHCLNAYRHDNILPLYGFSMGGPQPCLVYQYMRGGSLEGRLRDSKSRLKWSTRLSIATGTARGLQFLHTIGDNPLVHGDIKPANILLDKNDFPRIGDFGLAREGPHEEYVHISKVHGTRPYLPDEFLRGKKFSTKVDTFSFGIVLFEITTGLAAYSNRRASKFLRDHVVDYEGDILELKDPREEGGDSCFRGLMNIGKICVSRRAKDRPEMVVVLKELENLVCPDEES; from the exons ATGTCAGTTGCCGAAGAAACAATGTACATTTATGATTTACCCTACCTTGAGTTCAAAGCTTGTTGCAATATTTTGGACGAAAATAACTTATGGGAAGAATTGTCTGTTCATATGGGCTATGAGAGGACCACAATTCAG GAAGTTAGACGAGAGATAGGTTGTGGTAAATCTCCATCAGAAAAACTTCTTTCCCTATGGGGAAATCTGAATCATACTGTTCTAGAATTATTCGTGTTACTAGATCGTATGAAAAACATTGAGGCAATGGAAGTTTTGAagaaatttataaatccgaatattttgatcaaatttcagttgaaacatTGTCAAAGAAAAAGGGAAGAGGATATTGTTGAAGTTCCTCAAGAAAATCACATCGAAAGTgagaaaatattgaatgttCCTAAACAGAATATTGATATTGTGAGTAAAGAAAGCAATGAAAGTAGTCCAGAAATGAACCTGAAATTGCCATATTTGGCTGCTCCA GGTGGAAATTCCAGATTGACAACTGTTTCTGTGAGATCCTGGAATGATGTGAAATTACCAATACCAATAATACCTTATGATGATTTACAATTAGCCACTAATAATTGGGATCCAACTACAATTCTAGGAAAGGGAGGCTTTGGCACTGTTTTCAGAG gCACTTGGAAATGTACTCAGGTTGCCATAAAACGAATAGAAAGGAAAGAGGATGATCGAAATTCCTACATTGAGCAAATGAAACAATCAATGACCGAACTTCATTGCTTGAATGCCTACAGACATGACAATATACTTCCTTTGTATGG ATTCAGTATGGGGGGGCCTCAACCGTGTCTGGTTTATCAGTATATGAGAGGGGGAAGTTTGGAAGGAAGACTCAGAGATTCCAAGTCGAGATTGAAATGGTCCACAAGACTTAGCATAGCTACAGGGACGGCAAG GGGCCTACAGTTCCTACACACAATTGGAGACAATCCCCTTGTTCACGGCGATATAAAGCCGGCGAACATATTGCTGGACAAGAATGATTTTCCACGGATCGGCGACTTCGGCTTAGCTCGCGAAGGACCACATGAAGAATACGTGCATATCAGCAAAGTTCACGGCACAAGGCCATACCTACCCGACGAGTTCCTCAGAGGGAAAAAGTTTTCTACCAAAGTGGACACTTTCAGTTTCGGTATTGTCTTATTCGAAATTACAACTGGCCTTGCCGCTTACTCGAACAGGAGAGCTTCCAAGTTCCTTAGGGACCATGTCGTTGACTACGAGGGCGACATTTTAGAACTGAAGGACCCGAGGGAAGAAGGCGGCGACAGCTGTTTCAGGGGATTGATGAATATTGGCAAAATTTGCGTCAGTAGAAGGGCCAAAGATCGACCCGAAATGGTTGTGGTACTCAAGGAGCTAGAAAATCTTGTTTGTCCTGATGAAGAAAGTTAG
- the LOC123320859 gene encoding cytochrome c oxidase assembly protein COX15 homolog encodes MFSSLRYLNHFVNSRSAVNQIFLRNTRSYVNLLKTNSRSYNCLNCSPRSNALPKSKITSLSYNVVRTNAQKTPQNNGKKTVGYWLLTCSGMVFVAVVLGGVTRLTESGLSMVTWKLLGEKMPRTEEEWQAEFANYQQYPEFKIKNRDMSLSEFKWIWYMEFGHRMWGRAIGTAFALPAAYFWFKGMLCKRMKIRVAAFGLLIGAQGLMGWYMVKSGLEDRFHGESDIPRVSQYRLASHLSLAFILYTLLLWSALDNLLPAQTLETAQQSVIKAARKFRMLAHSCKGLVFLTAISGAFVAGLDAGLVYNSFPKMADKWIPDDIMAFSPKLSNITENPTTVQFDHRILGTTTLSLITLLWWSSRKKTLPPRAYTAAKCLAAMAWLQVGLGVTTLLTYVPVSLAAMHQSGSLMLLSFAVWLTHELKRLPKI; translated from the exons ATGTTTTCCTCACTTCGTTATTTGAATCATTTCGTTAATTCCCGTAGTGCAGTTAACCAAATATTTTTAAGGAATACCAGGAGTTATGTCAATTTGTTAAAAACGAATTCCAGGTCATACAACTGCCTTAATTGTTCCCCACGATCTAATGCATTACCAAAATCCAAG ATTACATCCCTTAGTTATAATGTAGTGAGAACAAATGCACAAAAGACTCCGCAAAATAATGGAAAGAAAACTGTAGGGTATTGGCTCCTAACATGCAGTGGGATGGTTTTTGTTGCAGTAGTTTTAG GTGGTGTTACGAGACTGACTGAATCTGGGCTTTCTATGGTAACATGGAAACTATTGGGGGAAAAAATGCCGAGAACAGAAGAAGAGTGGCAGGCAGAATTCGCTAATTATCAACAGTATCCAGAATTCAAAAT AAAGAATAGGGATATGTCATTGTCAGAGTTCAAGTGGATATGGTATATGGAGTTCGGCCATCGAATGTGGGGACGTGCTATCGGAACTGCTTTTGCTCTACCAGCTGCTTATTTCTGGTTTAAAGGAATGCTCTGCAAACGTATGAAAATTCGAGTGGCAGCTTTTGGACTATTGATTGGAGCTCAA GGTCTGATGGGTTGGTATATGGTAAAATCTGGACTTGAAGATCGTTTCCATGGAGAAAGTGACATTCCAAGAGTTTCTCAGTATCGTCTAGCCTCCCATCTATCACTGGCATTCATACTGTATACCCTTCTATTATGGTCAGCATTAGATAATCTTCTACCTGCCCAAACATTAGAAACAGCGCAACAAAGTGTTATAAAAGCAGCTAGAAAATTCAGAATGCTTGCACACAGTTGTAAAGGATTGGTTTTCCTGACAGCTATTTCAG GAGCGTTTGTGGCAGGTTTGGATGCTGGCCTAGTTTACAACTCGTTTCCAAAAATGGCGGATAAATGGATACCAGATGACATCATGGCTTTCTCGCCAAAACTGTCaaatataactgaaaatcccaCAACGGTTCAGTTTGATCATAGAATATTAGGTACTACAACACTATCTTTGATAACTTTACTTTGGTGGTCATCAAGGAAGAAGACACTTCCACCAAGAGCATATACAGCAGCGAAATGTTTGGCAGCCATGGCTTGGCTTCAG gTTGGTCTAGGAGTAACAACATTACTCACATATGTACCTGTATCATTAGCCGCAATGCATCAGAGTGGCTCATTGATGCTGCTGTCGTTTGCTGTTTGGTTAACACATGAATTGAAAAGGTTACCTAAGATTTAA
- the LOC123321102 gene encoding uncharacterized protein LOC123321102, whose protein sequence is MAELAKTVHHYRRQLFKRMRLHEDLYFNNQCLNHDLIPRYVKHEFKKDNSKIVKQLAKEIARKLIKKEIKLIYMKLNNVNTQLKMNYDKMRTLMRYEDLNTFLGRVHTQISVEQQRKRHTLDGKLKKLIDDKKTESLKKQLNNFHKFHDNLINFTQVHLEKSEIDLLEKGIKFNPTSNINTERNLIKLAAEIEATMNHIRVNKFEIRDEIRPLLRKELKDLRTNKKLGRGHFNDKVIKSIREKVERNKLTITKADKGNCMIIMKTKDYNKKVLDFLSKNNIREKKISLSTIIQKIKEVIKRIPDSLELKNIKGLKIDNTRIPRLYGLMKIHKSTILDEIPIRPVVSNCNAPTYQLSKWLNIFLKEKINFSPSYTIKNTLDLVNKIKDIKVEDHYKIRTLDIENLYTNVPTLEVKRLIEEDLDQSNLSNDTVETVCQILNLCLKQNFFQFDNKIFEQIQGLAMGYPIAPYLADRYMDYFEKTHIFNWGNEFSPLIVYYYRYVDDIIILWKGTDQGFNDFVTYLNSSVNNIKFKNEHINDKECNFLDLNIKLLDGKHSFDIFRKPTHTDVSIDISSQHHWNHKIAVFNSLLERLVNIPLNEDNFNKEMGIIKQIARKNNFDNNMIDRMLNKKLHKRLLRSHFPISQHRIENKRYFPLSFVGTLSSKVARLLEKDNNIKIAFRPTNNLRNLLFNNKDPVFPIGEEWCL, encoded by the coding sequence ATGGCCGAGTTGGCTAAAACAGTCCACCACTACAGGAGACAACTTTTCAAGAGGATGAGATTACACGAAGATTTGTATTTCAACAACCAATGCTTAAACCATGACTTAATTCCTAGGTACGTCAAACATGAGTTTAAAAAGGATAATAGTAAAATAGTTAAACAGCTTGCTAAAGAAATTGCACGCAAACTCATTAAAAAGGAAATAAAACTTATTTACATGAAGTTAAACAATGTTAATACGCAGTTGAAGATGAATTATGACAAGATGAGAACATTAATGCGTTATGAAGATTTAAACACTTTCTTAGGGAGAGTACACACACAGATTTCGGTAGAACAACAAAGGAAAAGACACACATTGGATGGAAAGTTGAAGAAACTAATAGATGATAAAAAAACGGAATCATTGAAAAAACAGCTGAACAATTTCCACAAATTCCACGATAATCTCATAAATTTTACCCAAGTTCACTTGGAAAAGTCCGAAATAGACCTTCTTGAAAAAGGAATAAAGTTTAATCCTACATCCAATATCAATACGGAAAGAAACCTAATTAAGTTGGCAGCTGAGATAGAGGCTACCATGAACCACATAAGAGTCAACAAGTTCGAAATTAGAGATGAAATAAGACCATTACTGAGAAAAGAACTAAAAGACTTGAGGACAAACAAAAAATTGGGTAGAGGCCATTTCAATGATAAAGTTATCAAGTCAATTAGAGAGAAAGTTGAAAGGAACAAACTCACAATAACTAAGGCAGACAAAGGTAATTGTATGATAATTATGAAAACAAAAGATTACAATAAAAAAGTGTTGGATTTcttatcaaaaaataatataagagaaaaaaagatatccttATCAACAATCATACAAAAGATAAAAGAAGTTATTAAAAGGATTCCTGACAGTTTAGagttaaaaaatataaaaggtCTCAAAATTGACAACACTAGAATCCCAAGATTGTATGGCCTTATGAAGATACATAAGAGCACAATTTTAGATGAAATACCTATTAGACCAGTCGTGTCGAATTGCAACGCTCCAACATACCAATTGTCTAAATGGTTAAACAtctttctgaaagaaaaaattaatttttcaccaTCATATACAATAAAAAACACCTTAGATCTGGTTAATAAAATTAAAGATATAAAAGTAGAAGATCATTACAAAATTAGAACATTGGACATAGAGAACCTATATACCAACGTGCCTACATTGGAAGTTAAAAGACTAATAGAAGAAGATCTTGATCAATCTAATTTATCAAATGATACAGTCGAAACAGTATGTCAGATTTTAAATttatgtctgaaacaaaattttttccaattcgataACAAAATATTCGAACAGATACAAGGATTGGCAATGGGCTACCCCATTGCTCCATATTTAGCAGATAGGTACATGGACTATTTTGAAAAAACCCACATCTTTAATTGGGGTAACGAATTTTCTCCACTTATCGTCTATTACTATCGTTATGTGGACGATATTATAATTTTGTGGAAAGGAACTGACCAAGGATTTAATGATTTTGTCACATATCTGAACAGTAGTGTTAATAACATAAAATTCAAGAATGAACACATCAATGATAAAGAGTGCAATTTCTTAGACCTAAACATAAAGTTGTTGGATGGAAAACATTCCTTCGACATTTTCAGAAAACCAACACATACAGACGTGTCAATTGACATCAGCTCACAACATCATTGGAACCACAAGATAGCAGTTTTCAACAGTTTATTAGAACGACTTGTGAATATACCATTAAATGAGGACAATTTTAATAAAGAAATGGGAATAATTAAACAAATagcgagaaaaaacaattttgacaATAATATGATTGATAGAatgttaaataaaaaattacataaacgCTTATTGAGGAGTCATTTTCCTATTAGTCAACATAGAAtcgaaaataaaagatatttccCTCTAAGCTTTGTTGGGACTCTATCGAGTAAGGTAGCTAGATTGCTGGAGAAAGACAATAATATAAAGATAGCCTTCAGACCAACTAACAACTTGAGAAATTTACTTTTCAATAACAAAGATCCAGTTTTCCCCATTGGAGAAGAGTGGTGTTTATAA